One genomic segment of Hordeum vulgare subsp. vulgare chromosome 2H, MorexV3_pseudomolecules_assembly, whole genome shotgun sequence includes these proteins:
- the LOC123426840 gene encoding lysine-rich arabinogalactan protein 19, with protein MAPTAPRPPRRAATLTLLLPVLLLSSPSLSFSAAASPPPPSSPAPLRAPPRRVASDSDGAPAPPHHPPHHHHHHHHHRPPPPPPRRRLNFGERLGIAFAGVAVAMQVVLGALLALRAWQLRRLDRAEVSSSTPLT; from the coding sequence ATGGCGCCAACCGCACCACGGCCGCCCCGCCGAGCCGCGACCCTGACGCTCCTCCTGCCCGTCCTCCTCCTATCCTCCCCGTCCCTCTCCTTCTCCGCtgccgcctcgccgccgccgccgtcgagccCCGCCCCGCTCCGCGCGCCGCCGCGGCGGGTCGCGTCCGACTCCGACGGCGCCCCCGCGCCGCCGCACCACCccccgcaccaccaccaccaccaccaccaccaccgcccgccgcccccgccgcccaGGCGGCGGCTCAACTTCGGCGAGAGGCTCGGGATCGCCTTCGCCGGCGTCGCCGTGGCAATGCAGGTCGTCCTCGGCGCGCTCCTGGCGCTGCGCGCCTGGCAGCTGCGCCGGCTCGACAGGGCCGAGGTGTCCTCCTCCACGCCCCTCACCTGA